One stretch of Streptomyces sp. NBC_00443 DNA includes these proteins:
- a CDS encoding carbohydrate ABC transporter permease → MTRARSLTRALPVTPAVVLLLLFLAGPIAYCAYIAFTDLQLTGQAEDSFVGFDNFRTAFDDEAFRNAVWLTLVFTVVSALLGQNTLGLALAALMQRASKPVRTLVGAIVITAWVLPEVVAGFLLYAFFRREGTLNAILDWLHLPTQNWLFTLPILAVSFANVWRGTAFSMLVYSAALNEIPKEITEAAEVDGAGGWRRMWHITLPMIRRSIGTNLMLITLQTLSVFGLIWVMTRGGPGGKSQTLPLFMYEEAFQKSMIGYGTAVALLLLVVGSLFSVVYLRLLRTEV, encoded by the coding sequence ATGACGCGTGCCCGTTCCCTGACCCGCGCCCTCCCGGTCACCCCGGCCGTCGTCCTCCTGCTGCTCTTCCTCGCCGGCCCCATCGCCTACTGCGCCTACATCGCCTTCACCGACCTCCAGCTCACCGGCCAGGCCGAGGACTCTTTCGTCGGTTTCGACAACTTCCGTACGGCGTTCGACGACGAGGCGTTCCGCAACGCGGTCTGGCTGACCCTCGTCTTCACCGTCGTCTCCGCCCTGCTCGGCCAGAACACGCTGGGCCTGGCCCTGGCCGCGCTGATGCAGCGCGCGTCGAAGCCCGTTCGCACCCTCGTGGGCGCCATCGTCATCACGGCGTGGGTCCTGCCGGAGGTCGTCGCGGGCTTCCTCCTCTACGCCTTCTTCCGCCGCGAGGGCACCCTGAACGCCATCCTGGACTGGCTCCATCTCCCCACCCAGAACTGGCTGTTCACACTCCCGATCCTGGCGGTGTCGTTCGCGAACGTCTGGCGCGGCACCGCCTTCTCGATGCTGGTGTACTCCGCGGCACTGAACGAGATACCCAAGGAGATCACCGAGGCGGCGGAGGTCGACGGCGCCGGCGGCTGGCGCCGTATGTGGCACATCACCCTCCCGATGATCCGCCGCTCCATCGGCACCAACCTCATGCTGATCACCCTCCAGACCCTGTCCGTCTTCGGCCTGATCTGGGTGATGACGAGGGGCGGCCCGGGCGGCAAGAGCCAGACGCTGCCGCTGTTCATGTACGAGGAGGCGTTCCAGAAGAGCATGATCGGTTACGGCACTGCGGTCGCCCTTCTGCTCCTGGTGGTGGGCTCGTTGTTCTCCGTGGTCTACCTGCGTCTGCTGCGAACGGAGGTGTGA
- a CDS encoding response regulator: MTAAAEQAIRVLVVEDDPVAADAHMMYVGRVPGFVAVGKAHTGAEARRALERTPVDLLLLDLHLPDVHGLQLARSLRAAGHHADVIAVTSARDLAVVREGVSLGVVQYVLKPFTFATLRDRLVRYAEFHAAVGEASGQDEVDRALATLRAPGPAALPKGLSGPTLERVTGAVREAEEGLTAAGVAEAVGISRITARRYLEHLVEAGRAERAPVYGQVGRPELVYRWVPGAGSGR; this comes from the coding sequence ATGACGGCGGCGGCCGAGCAGGCGATTCGTGTCCTGGTCGTGGAGGACGATCCGGTCGCGGCGGACGCGCACATGATGTACGTCGGCCGGGTGCCGGGCTTCGTCGCGGTCGGCAAGGCGCACACCGGTGCGGAGGCACGGCGCGCGCTGGAGCGTACGCCGGTGGATCTGCTGCTGCTGGACCTGCACCTGCCGGATGTGCACGGTCTGCAGCTGGCGCGGTCGCTGCGCGCGGCCGGGCACCACGCGGACGTGATCGCGGTGACGTCGGCCCGGGATCTCGCCGTGGTGCGGGAGGGGGTGTCGCTGGGGGTCGTGCAGTACGTACTGAAGCCCTTCACGTTCGCCACGCTCCGGGACCGCCTGGTGCGCTATGCCGAGTTCCATGCGGCGGTCGGTGAGGCGAGCGGACAGGACGAGGTGGACCGGGCCCTGGCGACACTGCGGGCGCCGGGGCCGGCGGCGCTGCCGAAGGGGTTGAGCGGGCCGACGCTGGAGCGGGTCACCGGGGCCGTGCGGGAGGCCGAGGAGGGGCTTACCGCTGCGGGGGTGGCCGAGGCCGTGGGGATTTCCCGGATCACGGCTCGGCGGTATCTGGAGCACCTGGTGGAGGCGGGGAGGGCCGAGCGGGCACCCGTGTACGGGCAGGTGGGGAGGCCGGAGTTGGTGTATCGGTGGGTTCCGGGGGCGGGGTCCGGCCGGTAG
- a CDS encoding extracellular solute-binding protein codes for MPVRPTARPVRAARTTRPTRPALPTLLALTLAAAGTLTACGGGSGSDPDTLKVSFKQSTDNSIKVMDTYLADIKKQFEKANPGKKVEFVPIKAPDSEYYTKLQQMLRSPKTAPDLVYEDTFLINSDITSGYLKPLDPYLAKWKDWGQFIETAKAAAKGEDGKTYGVPDGTDTRGLWFNKEIFEKAGLPADWQPKTWDEVLDAARAVKKKVPDVIPLNVYTGKPVGEAATMQTFEMLLYGTNDGSSDPLYDRSAKKWVAGSQGFKDSLGFVETVYKEKLGPEVSDALDPNVMTRVRGEWLPQGKLAIALDGSWLPQDWLPGSGHEWPEWSDELGLAAMPTQKGQGPGKVSMSGGWTWSIPAKAGNPDMAFDFIKTMQTKANAQKWYVANSGIAVRQDVADDPAYTEAQPGIKFFTDLVASTHYRPAYPAYPKVSTAVQEAMEGVTTGDMSVEDAAKAYDEELKSAADNQVIEK; via the coding sequence ATGCCCGTGCGCCCCACCGCCCGCCCCGTCCGAGCCGCCCGAACCACCCGCCCAACTCGCCCCGCCCTCCCCACACTTCTCGCCCTCACCCTCGCCGCCGCAGGCACGCTCACCGCCTGTGGCGGGGGATCCGGCAGCGACCCGGACACCCTCAAGGTCTCCTTCAAGCAGTCCACGGACAACTCCATCAAGGTGATGGACACCTACCTCGCGGACATCAAGAAGCAGTTCGAGAAGGCGAACCCGGGCAAGAAGGTCGAGTTCGTGCCGATCAAGGCCCCTGACTCGGAGTACTACACCAAGCTCCAGCAGATGCTCCGCTCCCCCAAGACCGCCCCGGACCTGGTCTACGAGGACACGTTCCTCATCAACTCGGACATCACCAGCGGGTACTTGAAGCCGCTCGACCCCTACCTCGCCAAGTGGAAGGACTGGGGCCAGTTCATCGAAACGGCGAAGGCGGCGGCCAAGGGGGAGGACGGGAAGACGTACGGCGTCCCGGACGGGACGGACACCCGGGGGCTGTGGTTCAACAAGGAGATCTTCGAGAAGGCCGGCCTGCCCGCCGACTGGCAGCCCAAGACCTGGGACGAGGTCCTCGACGCCGCCCGGGCCGTCAAGAAGAAGGTCCCCGACGTCATCCCGCTCAACGTCTACACGGGCAAGCCCGTCGGCGAAGCCGCCACCATGCAGACCTTCGAGATGCTGCTCTACGGCACGAACGACGGTTCGTCGGATCCGCTCTACGACAGGTCCGCCAAGAAGTGGGTCGCCGGCAGCCAGGGCTTCAAGGACTCCCTCGGCTTCGTCGAGACCGTCTACAAGGAGAAGCTCGGCCCGGAGGTCTCGGACGCCCTCGACCCCAACGTCATGACCCGCGTCCGCGGTGAGTGGCTCCCTCAGGGCAAGCTCGCCATCGCCCTCGACGGCTCCTGGCTGCCGCAGGACTGGCTCCCCGGCAGCGGACACGAATGGCCCGAGTGGTCCGACGAGCTCGGTCTCGCCGCGATGCCCACCCAGAAGGGCCAGGGCCCCGGCAAGGTGAGCATGTCCGGCGGCTGGACCTGGTCCATCCCGGCCAAGGCAGGCAATCCCGACATGGCCTTCGACTTCATCAAGACGATGCAGACGAAGGCGAACGCCCAGAAGTGGTACGTCGCCAACTCCGGCATCGCCGTACGGCAGGACGTCGCGGACGACCCCGCCTACACGGAGGCCCAGCCCGGCATCAAGTTCTTCACGGACCTCGTCGCCAGCACCCACTACCGGCCCGCCTACCCGGCGTACCCGAAGGTCTCCACCGCCGTGCAGGAGGCGATGGAGGGCGTGACGACGGGTGACATGTCGGTCGAGGACGCGGCAAAGGCCTACGACGAGGAGCTGAAGTCGGCCGCGGACAACCAGGTGATCGAGAAGTGA
- a CDS encoding helix-turn-helix domain-containing protein produces MRRPQAQPNQPHNRSSRRTPPTPPFNAPAARRLRAALNMRPEHVAYGMRTSYGLPYVTEDLVIAWEREIASPDNSELTALAGVLWCSPSELLGKPRTLREHRIARGLAPEDVARTVGHDLGTYLRMEESDDWQGTDRQSAALADVLGLTVPDFITVTGRDAKLADLLRSAVTTRWQAYVRPVGKMVPLDRRLLEDALQELHQSYQGQMTATLSWGGGGNDSSAAGREFLDRIVEHFWRTVQGMPPDVSVVL; encoded by the coding sequence GTGCGCCGACCCCAAGCCCAACCGAACCAGCCCCACAACCGCTCGAGCCGCCGTACCCCGCCCACTCCCCCCTTCAACGCGCCCGCCGCCCGCAGACTGCGTGCCGCCCTGAACATGCGGCCCGAGCACGTCGCCTACGGCATGCGAACCTCGTACGGACTCCCCTACGTCACCGAGGACCTCGTCATCGCCTGGGAACGCGAGATCGCGTCCCCGGACAACAGCGAGCTGACCGCTCTGGCGGGCGTGCTGTGGTGCTCGCCCAGTGAACTGCTCGGCAAGCCCCGGACGTTGCGTGAACACCGCATCGCCCGCGGCCTCGCCCCCGAGGACGTGGCCCGTACCGTCGGGCACGACCTCGGCACGTACCTCCGCATGGAGGAGAGCGACGACTGGCAGGGCACCGACCGTCAGTCCGCCGCCCTCGCCGACGTCCTCGGTCTGACGGTCCCGGACTTCATCACCGTCACCGGCCGTGACGCGAAGCTCGCCGATCTGCTGCGCAGTGCCGTGACGACGCGCTGGCAGGCGTACGTACGCCCGGTCGGGAAGATGGTGCCCCTGGACCGGCGGCTCCTGGAGGACGCCCTCCAGGAGCTGCACCAGAGCTACCAGGGGCAGATGACCGCCACGCTCAGCTGGGGCGGGGGCGGCAACGACTCCAGCGCGGCCGGCCGTGAGTTCCTGGACCGGATCGTGGAGCACTTCTGGAGGACCGTCCAGGGGATGCCCCCTGACGTCTCAGTGGTCCTGTGA
- a CDS encoding ATP-dependent 6-phosphofructokinase, producing the protein MRIGVLTAGGDCPGLNAVIRSVVHRAVAQYGDEVIGFEDGYAGLLDGHYRSLDLEAVSGILARGGTILGSSRLERDRLREACESAPDIARDFGIDALVPIGGEGTLTAARMLSDAGLPVVGVPKTIDNDISSTDRTFGFDTAVGVATEAMDRLKTTAESHQRVMVVEVMGRHAGWIALESGMAAGAHGICLPERPFDPALLVKMVEERFARGKKFAVICVAEGAHPADGSMDYGKGEIDQFGHERFQGIGTALAFELERRLGKEAKPVILGHVQRGGVPTAYDRVLATRFGWHAVEAAHQGHFGRMTALRGTDIVMVPLAEAVTELKTVPKDRMDEAESVF; encoded by the coding sequence ATGCGTATCGGAGTCCTCACCGCAGGCGGCGACTGCCCCGGCCTGAACGCCGTGATCCGGTCGGTCGTGCACCGTGCCGTCGCCCAGTACGGCGACGAGGTGATCGGCTTCGAGGACGGGTACGCGGGCCTGCTGGACGGCCACTACCGCAGCCTCGACCTGGAGGCGGTCAGCGGCATCCTGGCCCGCGGGGGCACGATCCTGGGTTCGTCCCGGCTGGAGCGCGACCGGCTGCGCGAGGCCTGCGAGAGCGCCCCCGACATCGCCCGCGACTTCGGCATCGACGCGCTGGTCCCGATCGGCGGCGAGGGCACGCTGACGGCGGCCCGCATGCTGTCGGACGCGGGCCTGCCCGTGGTCGGCGTACCGAAGACCATCGACAACGACATCTCGTCCACGGACCGGACGTTCGGCTTCGACACGGCCGTCGGCGTCGCCACGGAGGCCATGGACCGCCTGAAGACCACGGCGGAGTCCCACCAGCGTGTGATGGTCGTCGAGGTCATGGGCCGCCACGCGGGCTGGATCGCGCTGGAGTCCGGCATGGCCGCCGGCGCCCACGGCATCTGCCTGCCCGAGCGGCCCTTCGACCCCGCCCTGCTCGTCAAGATGGTCGAGGAGCGCTTCGCGCGCGGCAAGAAGTTCGCGGTGATCTGCGTCGCCGAGGGCGCCCACCCCGCCGACGGCAGCATGGACTACGGCAAGGGCGAGATCGACCAGTTCGGCCACGAGCGCTTCCAGGGCATCGGCACGGCCCTGGCCTTCGAACTGGAGCGCCGCCTCGGCAAGGAGGCCAAGCCGGTCATCCTCGGCCACGTCCAGCGTGGCGGTGTGCCCACGGCGTACGACCGTGTCCTCGCCACCCGCTTCGGCTGGCACGCGGTGGAGGCGGCCCACCAGGGCCATTTCGGCAGGATGACCGCGCTGCGCGGGACCGACATCGTGATGGTGCCGCTGGCGGAGGCCGTGACCGAGCTGAAGACGGTGCCGAAGGACCGGATGGACGAGGCGGAGTCGGTCTTCTAG
- the pta gene encoding phosphate acetyltransferase has translation MTRSVYVTGIDRGDGRQIVELGVMELLTRQVDRVGVFRPLVHHVPDRLFELLRARYRLSQDPATVYGMDYHEASALQAERGTDELVSTLVDRFHAVARDYDVVLVLGTDYADTQLPDELSLNARLANEFGASVIPVVGGRKQAAESVLAETRNAFRAYEGLGCDVLAMVANRVARDDRDEIAQSLRSRLPVPCYVVPDEPALAAPTVWQIAQTLDAKVLLGDDSGLARDALDFVFGGAMLPNFLKALTPGCLVVTSGDRADLVVGSLAAHSAGTPPIAGLLLTLDERPGDEILTLAARLAPGTPVLSVPGYSFPTAEQLFALEGKLNAATPRKAETALGLFERYVDTGDLLKRVSAPSSDRLTPMMFEHKLLEQARSDMRRIVLPEGTEPRVLHAAEVLLRRNVCDLTLLGPVDRIRKQAADLGIDLGDTQLIDPATSELRDTFAEKYAQLRAHKGVTVELAYDVVSDVNYFGTLMVQEGLADGMVSGSVHSTAATIRPGFEIIKTNPDADIVSSVFFMCLADRVLVYGDCAVNPDPNAEQLADIAIQSAATAQRFGVEPRIAMLSYSTGTSGSGADVDKVREATELVRERRPDLKIDGPIQYDAAVEPSVAATKLPESEVAGQASVLIFPDLNTGNNTYKAVQRSAGAIAVGPVLQGLRKPVNDLSRGALVQDIVNTVAITAIQAQTPDLSPAQTPTEKATAQ, from the coding sequence GTGACGCGCAGCGTGTACGTGACCGGCATCGACCGCGGCGACGGCCGCCAGATCGTCGAACTGGGAGTCATGGAGCTCCTGACCCGGCAGGTCGACCGGGTGGGGGTGTTCCGGCCGCTGGTCCACCACGTCCCGGACCGCCTGTTCGAGTTGCTGCGCGCCCGCTACCGCCTCTCCCAGGACCCGGCGACGGTCTACGGCATGGACTACCACGAGGCGTCCGCGCTGCAGGCCGAGCGCGGCACGGACGAGCTGGTCTCCACGCTCGTCGACCGCTTCCACGCCGTCGCCCGCGACTACGACGTGGTCCTCGTCCTCGGCACCGACTACGCCGACACCCAGCTCCCGGACGAGCTCTCCCTCAACGCCCGGCTCGCCAACGAGTTCGGCGCGTCCGTGATACCCGTCGTGGGCGGGCGCAAGCAGGCCGCCGAGTCGGTGCTCGCCGAGACGCGCAACGCCTTCCGGGCCTACGAGGGCCTGGGCTGTGACGTGCTCGCCATGGTCGCCAACCGGGTCGCCCGGGACGACCGGGACGAGATCGCCCAGTCGCTGCGGTCGCGGCTGCCGGTGCCCTGTTACGTCGTCCCCGACGAGCCCGCCCTCGCCGCGCCGACCGTCTGGCAGATCGCCCAGACCCTGGACGCGAAGGTCCTGCTCGGCGACGACTCGGGGCTCGCGCGCGACGCCCTGGACTTCGTGTTCGGCGGCGCGATGCTGCCGAACTTCCTCAAGGCGCTGACTCCGGGCTGCCTGGTCGTCACCTCGGGCGACCGCGCCGACCTGGTCGTCGGCTCGCTGGCCGCGCACAGCGCCGGCACCCCGCCGATCGCCGGCCTCCTGCTCACCCTGGACGAGCGCCCCGGCGACGAGATCCTCACCCTCGCCGCCCGCCTCGCCCCGGGCACCCCGGTGCTCTCGGTGCCGGGCTACAGCTTCCCCACCGCCGAGCAGCTCTTCGCCCTGGAGGGCAAGTTGAACGCGGCGACCCCGCGCAAGGCGGAGACCGCCCTCGGCCTCTTCGAGCGGTACGTCGACACCGGCGACCTGCTGAAGCGGGTCTCGGCGCCGAGCAGCGACCGGCTCACGCCGATGATGTTCGAGCACAAGCTGCTGGAGCAGGCCCGCTCGGACATGCGCCGCATCGTGCTGCCCGAGGGCACCGAGCCGCGCGTCCTGCACGCCGCCGAGGTGCTGCTGCGCCGCAACGTCTGCGACCTCACGCTTCTCGGGCCGGTCGACCGGATCCGCAAGCAGGCCGCCGACCTCGGCATCGACCTGGGCGACACCCAGCTGATCGACCCGGCGACCAGCGAGCTGCGCGACACCTTCGCCGAGAAGTACGCCCAGCTGCGCGCCCACAAGGGCGTCACGGTGGAGCTGGCGTACGACGTCGTCTCCGATGTGAACTACTTCGGCACGCTGATGGTGCAGGAGGGCCTCGCGGACGGCATGGTCTCGGGGTCCGTGCACTCGACCGCCGCGACGATCCGGCCCGGCTTCGAGATCATCAAGACCAACCCCGACGCCGACATCGTCTCGTCCGTCTTCTTCATGTGCCTCGCCGACCGTGTTCTGGTCTACGGCGACTGCGCCGTGAACCCCGACCCGAACGCCGAGCAGCTGGCCGACATCGCCATCCAGTCGGCGGCCACCGCCCAGCGGTTCGGCGTGGAGCCGCGGATCGCGATGCTGTCGTACTCGACGGGTACGTCCGGTTCGGGCGCCGATGTCGACAAGGTGCGCGAGGCGACGGAGCTGGTGCGCGAGCGGCGGCCCGACCTGAAGATCGATGGGCCGATCCAGTACGACGCGGCGGTCGAGCCGTCGGTCGCGGCCACCAAGCTGCCGGAGTCCGAAGTCGCCGGCCAGGCAAGCGTGTTGATCTTTCCGGACCTCAACACCGGCAACAACACGTACAAGGCCGTGCAGCGCTCGGCCGGCGCGATCGCGGTGGGCCCGGTGCTGCAGGGTCTGCGCAAGCCGGTCAACGACCTGTCCCGGGGCGCCCTGGTCCAGGACATCGTGAACACCGTGGCGATCACCGCCATCCAGGCCCAGACCCCCGACCTGTCCCCCGCCCAGACCCCCACCGAGAAGGCCACCGCCCAGTGA
- a CDS encoding carbohydrate ABC transporter permease, producing the protein MPRTLSSRRTSHRLAADAGLLVVAAAFVLPLAWVLLSSLDTNANLQVKVPDGVTLDNFDAVLTPDITFTPLLNSLLLCGGGTALTVVCAALAAYPLSRFRSRFNRPFLLTILFATSLPVTAIMVPVYALFVQVNLIDTMEGTIFFFAASQLPFAIWLMKNFMDGVPKELEEAAWTDGASSLQSLVRVVLPLMGPGVAVVTVFSFVMMWGNFFVPFMLLLTPDQMPAAVSINEFFGNRGTVVYGQLAAFSIIYSTPVILLYVLVARRLGGGFALGGAVKG; encoded by the coding sequence ATGCCTCGCACTCTCTCGTCCCGGCGCACTTCTCACCGTCTGGCCGCCGACGCCGGCCTCCTGGTGGTGGCCGCGGCCTTCGTGCTCCCGCTGGCGTGGGTGCTCCTGTCCTCGCTGGACACGAACGCCAACCTCCAGGTGAAGGTCCCGGACGGCGTCACGCTGGACAACTTCGACGCGGTTCTCACCCCGGACATCACCTTCACACCGCTGCTCAACAGCCTGCTGCTGTGCGGCGGGGGCACGGCGCTGACGGTCGTGTGCGCGGCGCTCGCCGCCTACCCGCTGTCGCGGTTCCGGTCCCGCTTCAACCGCCCGTTCCTGCTCACGATCCTGTTCGCGACGAGCCTGCCGGTCACGGCGATCATGGTGCCGGTGTACGCCCTGTTCGTGCAGGTGAACCTCATCGACACCATGGAAGGGACGATCTTCTTCTTCGCCGCCTCCCAACTGCCGTTCGCCATCTGGCTGATGAAGAACTTCATGGACGGGGTGCCGAAGGAGCTGGAGGAGGCGGCCTGGACGGACGGGGCGTCGTCGCTGCAGTCGCTGGTGCGGGTGGTGCTGCCGCTGATGGGGCCCGGGGTGGCGGTGGTGACGGTGTTCTCGTTCGTGATGATGTGGGGGAACTTCTTCGTCCCGTTCATGCTGCTGCTCACGCCGGACCAGATGCCCGCCGCGGTGAGCATCAACGAGTTCTTCGGGAATCGGGGGACGGTGGTGTACGGGCAGCTGGCGGCGTTCTCGATCATCTACTCGACGCCGGTGATTCTGCTCTATGTGCTGGTGGCGAGGCGGCTGGGCGGAGGGTTCGCCCTGGGCGGGGCGGTCAAGGGGTAG
- a CDS encoding acetate kinase, which translates to MTATRVLVLNSGSSSVKYQLLDMRDSSRLAVGLVERIGEETSRLKHTPLASGGETREWTGPIADHDAALKAVSAELAQDGLGVDSPELAAIGHRVVHGGKRFTEPTVIDDAVLAEIERLIPVAPLHNPANLTGIRTAMGLRPDLPQVAVFDTAFHTTMPESAARYAIDVETADRHRIRRYGFHGTSHAYVSRATAKLLGKAPEDVNVIVLHLGNGASASAVRGGKCVDTSMGLTPLEGLVMGTRSGDIDPAVIFHLARVGEMSIAEIDTLLNKKSGLIGLCGDNDMREIRRRIDEGDERAQLAFDIYIHRLKKYIGAYYAVLGRVDAIAFTAGVGENAAPVREAAVAGLEQLGLAVDAELNAVRGDEPRLISPAGARVAVAVVPTDEELEIATQTYALVGRIDYAAPPRYTAE; encoded by the coding sequence GTGACCGCGACCCGCGTCCTCGTCCTCAACTCCGGCTCCTCGTCGGTGAAGTACCAGCTGCTCGACATGCGCGACAGCAGCCGGCTGGCCGTGGGCCTCGTCGAGCGCATCGGCGAGGAGACGTCCCGGCTCAAGCACACCCCGCTGGCGAGCGGCGGCGAGACCCGCGAGTGGACCGGGCCCATCGCCGACCACGACGCCGCCCTGAAGGCCGTCTCGGCGGAGCTCGCCCAGGACGGCCTCGGGGTCGACTCGCCCGAGCTGGCCGCGATCGGGCACCGGGTGGTGCACGGCGGCAAGCGGTTCACCGAGCCGACCGTCATCGACGACGCCGTACTCGCCGAGATCGAACGGCTCATCCCGGTGGCACCGCTGCACAACCCGGCCAACCTCACCGGCATCCGTACGGCCATGGGGCTGCGCCCGGACCTGCCCCAGGTCGCCGTCTTCGACACCGCGTTCCACACCACGATGCCGGAGTCGGCCGCCCGCTACGCGATCGACGTGGAGACCGCCGACCGGCATCGGATACGCCGGTACGGCTTCCACGGCACCTCGCACGCGTACGTCTCCCGGGCCACGGCGAAACTGCTGGGCAAGGCACCCGAGGACGTGAACGTCATCGTGCTGCACCTCGGCAACGGCGCGTCCGCGTCCGCCGTACGGGGCGGCAAGTGCGTGGACACCTCCATGGGGCTGACGCCTTTGGAGGGACTCGTGATGGGTACGCGATCCGGTGACATCGATCCCGCCGTCATCTTCCATTTGGCGCGTGTTGGCGAAATGTCCATTGCGGAAATCGACACTCTTCTCAACAAGAAGAGCGGATTGATCGGCCTGTGCGGCGACAACGACATGCGGGAGATCCGCCGGCGGATCGACGAAGGTGACGAGCGGGCCCAATTGGCCTTCGACATCTACATTCACCGACTGAAGAAGTACATAGGCGCCTATTACGCGGTGCTCGGCAGGGTGGACGCGATCGCGTTCACGGCCGGCGTCGGCGAGAACGCGGCACCGGTACGGGAGGCTGCCGTGGCGGGCCTGGAACAACTGGGCCTCGCGGTGGACGCCGAGCTGAACGCCGTACGCGGTGACGAGCCGCGGCTGATCTCGCCCGCGGGCGCGCGGGTGGCGGTCGCGGTGGTGCCGACGGATGAAGAACTGGAGATCGCGACGCAGACCTACGCACTGGTCGGCCGCATCGATTATGCGGCTCCGCCGCGTTACACCGCCGAGTAA
- a CDS encoding cation:dicarboxylate symporter family transporter: MAAASSPDKAPAAPVAKTKRDRTHYLYIAVIIAVALGIAVGLAAPDFAVELKPIGTGFVALIKMMISPIIFCTIVLGIGSVRKAAKVGAVGGIALVYFLAMSLVALAIGLVVGNILEPGTGLAVTDAIKDAGHAQVDAEAKDTTEFLLGIIPTTIVSAFTSESVLQTLLIALLAGFALQAMGSAGTPILRGIEHIQRLVFRILAMVMWAAPIGAFGAIAAVTGSAGVDALKSLAVLMLGFYVTCFLFVFIVLGALLRVVAGLNIFTLFKYLGREFLLILSTSSSESALPRLIAKMEHLGVSKPVVGITVPTGYSFNLDGTMIYMTMASLFIADAMGTPMAIGEQIPLLLFLLVASKGAAGVTGAGLATLAGGLQSHKPALVDGIGLIVGIDRFMSEARALTNFAGNAVATVLIGTWTKEIDRGRVDDVLAGHIPFDEKTLLDDGHGGPADADADANAVPGQGGEKELAKA; this comes from the coding sequence GTGGCCGCCGCCAGTTCCCCCGACAAGGCACCTGCCGCACCCGTCGCCAAAACCAAACGGGACCGCACGCACTACCTCTACATCGCGGTGATCATCGCGGTGGCCCTCGGTATCGCCGTGGGTCTGGCCGCGCCCGACTTCGCGGTCGAGCTGAAGCCCATCGGAACGGGCTTCGTCGCCCTGATCAAGATGATGATCTCGCCGATCATCTTCTGCACGATCGTCCTGGGCATCGGCTCGGTACGGAAGGCGGCCAAGGTCGGCGCCGTCGGCGGTATCGCGCTCGTCTACTTCCTCGCGATGTCGCTGGTCGCCCTCGCCATCGGCCTCGTCGTCGGCAACATCCTGGAGCCCGGCACCGGACTCGCGGTCACCGACGCCATCAAGGACGCCGGTCACGCGCAGGTCGACGCCGAGGCCAAGGACACCACCGAGTTCCTGCTCGGCATCATCCCGACCACGATCGTCTCCGCCTTCACCAGCGAGAGCGTCCTGCAGACCCTGCTCATCGCACTGCTCGCCGGCTTCGCGCTCCAGGCCATGGGCTCGGCCGGGACGCCGATCCTGCGCGGCATCGAGCACATCCAGCGGCTCGTCTTCCGCATCCTCGCCATGGTGATGTGGGCCGCGCCGATCGGTGCCTTCGGCGCCATCGCCGCCGTCACCGGTTCGGCCGGTGTGGACGCGCTGAAGAGCCTCGCCGTGCTGATGCTCGGCTTCTACGTCACCTGCTTCCTCTTCGTCTTCATCGTGCTCGGCGCGCTGCTGCGGGTCGTCGCCGGCCTCAACATCTTCACGCTCTTCAAGTACCTGGGCCGCGAGTTCCTGCTGATCCTGTCGACCTCCTCCTCCGAGTCGGCGCTGCCGCGCCTCATCGCGAAGATGGAGCACCTCGGCGTCAGCAAGCCGGTGGTCGGTATCACCGTCCCGACCGGCTACTCCTTCAACCTCGACGGCACCATGATCTACATGACCATGGCGTCCCTGTTCATCGCCGACGCCATGGGTACGCCGATGGCGATCGGCGAGCAGATCCCGCTGCTGCTCTTCCTGCTGGTCGCCTCCAAGGGCGCCGCCGGTGTCACCGGAGCCGGCCTCGCGACCCTGGCCGGTGGCCTCCAGTCGCACAAGCCGGCCCTGGTGGACGGCATCGGCCTCATCGTCGGCATCGACCGCTTCATGAGCGAGGCCCGCGCCCTGACGAACTTCGCGGGCAACGCGGTGGCGACGGTGCTGATCGGGACGTGGACGAAGGAGATCGACCGCGGGCGGGTCGACGATGTGCTCGCCGGCCACATTCCGTTCGACGAGAAGACGCTCCTGGACGACGGGCACGGGGGTCCGGCGGATGCCGACGCCGATGCCAATGCCGTGCCGGGGCAGGGCGGGGAGAAGGAGCTCGCCAAGGCGTAG